A window from Aerococcus sp. Group 1 encodes these proteins:
- the pnuC gene encoding nicotinamide riboside transporter PnuC, producing MQEQNKATKTLSLKECIHRALKPLNKVELAIIAFGFIVSLGFNLYGIITSLTSQEFDLNILMSLGMSIFGFLGTWTLAIQWQPTFIVNGIQNIFGIAAAAILGIYGDMFSSIYYLITEFVGHFSWAKRRDENGDLHVDQYFNLKIICQAVFFWTIGLGAFSYVLGGQQIVLDAITNGISFTAQQRQVTGHKDGYYLWLINDVLSVILWLQAGNLIVGFSYLGMLAQGIAGLIIWSKGKSSALEYENECID from the coding sequence ATGCAAGAACAAAACAAAGCCACTAAGACCCTGTCCTTAAAAGAATGTATTCACCGCGCCTTAAAACCACTCAACAAGGTGGAATTAGCCATCATCGCTTTTGGTTTTATCGTCTCCTTGGGATTTAATTTATACGGAATTATTACCAGTTTAACCAGCCAAGAATTTGACCTTAACATCCTTATGTCTCTAGGGATGAGTATCTTTGGATTTTTAGGCACTTGGACCTTAGCCATTCAATGGCAACCCACTTTTATCGTTAACGGGATTCAAAACATCTTCGGCATTGCCGCTGCCGCTATCCTAGGAATATACGGAGATATGTTTTCATCTATTTACTATCTCATCACCGAATTTGTTGGCCACTTCAGTTGGGCTAAACGTCGGGACGAAAATGGTGACCTCCACGTGGACCAATACTTTAATTTAAAAATAATTTGCCAAGCTGTCTTCTTCTGGACTATTGGTTTAGGGGCCTTCTCCTATGTATTGGGTGGCCAACAAATTGTCTTAGACGCCATCACTAACGGGATTTCCTTTACCGCCCAACAACGTCAAGTGACTGGTCACAAGGACGGCTACTATCTCTGGTTAATTAACGACGTCCTCTCTGTAATTCTTTGGTTACAAGCAGGCAACCTCATTGTTGGTTTCTCTTACCTAGGCATGTTAGCCCAAGGGATTGCCGGTTTAATTATCTGGTCTAAAGGCAAGAGCTCGGCCTTAGAATACGAAAACGAATGCATCGACTAA
- a CDS encoding glycogen/starch/alpha-glucan phosphorylase — MNTIAAMAKNQFHKSIEDISDQELYYLLLDLIKDKSKGLATNHSKKKLYYVSAEFLIGKLLVNNLLNLGIYDQVEEELQAHGRSLTEVEQAEKEPSLGNGGLGRLASCFLDSIASLGMNGDGIGLNYHFGLFRQFFDNNQQTAKPDDWLGGRTWLNRTETTFTVPFKNGPVASTLYEIDIIGFKKGERNRLRLFDLDTVNSDLIQWGTIQFDKKNIPENLTLFLYPDDSDHVGRMLRIYQQYFMVSNAAQLIIREALDRGSNLHDLADYAVIQINDTHPTFIIPELIRLLTEDHDFTFEEAVAVVRQVVAFTNHTILSEALEKWPLADIEAVQPEIANIICRLDRQIKEEFPDNHVVEIIDGSNTVHMASIAIHFGFSTNGVARLHSQILVNSELKAFADIYPEKFSNKTNGITFRRWIMAANPRLAHLIDQSIGDQWHQGISDLSDLSKEKNNKDFMNQLAQIKQANKEGLAEHLRVSKRIEIKPDSIIDVQIKRIHEYKRQQMLALYIIYKYFDIKNGNRPQTPITILFGGKAAPAYTIAQDIIHLILTLSALIKEDPEVAPYLQVEFVSNYNVTEAEYLIPAADISEQISLASKEASGTGNMKFMLNGALTICTLDGANVEIAERVGEDNIYTFGKSSDEIIDLYANNGYNPQDYYNRPAIKALVDFIVSAEMIRLGHESQLRRLYEDIKNKDYFMAMIDLEEYIALKDKMYQDYEDQEAWLDKVLVNISEAGYFSSDRTILEYNEDIWHLEVDDPE, encoded by the coding sequence ATGAATACAATAGCAGCTATGGCAAAAAACCAATTTCATAAGTCCATAGAAGATATTAGTGACCAGGAACTTTATTATTTATTACTCGATTTAATCAAAGATAAAAGCAAAGGCTTAGCCACTAATCACAGTAAGAAAAAACTTTATTATGTATCGGCAGAATTCTTGATTGGTAAATTACTGGTCAATAATCTCTTAAACTTAGGGATCTATGACCAAGTTGAAGAAGAATTACAGGCTCACGGCCGATCTTTAACGGAAGTGGAACAAGCAGAAAAAGAACCTTCACTCGGTAATGGAGGGTTGGGACGCTTGGCTTCTTGTTTCTTAGATTCTATTGCCAGCTTAGGCATGAACGGGGACGGCATTGGTTTAAATTATCATTTCGGTCTCTTCCGTCAATTCTTTGATAATAACCAGCAAACCGCCAAGCCTGATGATTGGTTAGGGGGGAGAACTTGGTTAAACCGCACTGAGACCACTTTTACCGTTCCCTTTAAAAATGGGCCAGTCGCTTCTACCTTATATGAGATTGATATTATCGGCTTTAAAAAAGGGGAACGTAACCGCCTCCGCTTATTTGACCTGGACACGGTGAATTCTGATTTAATCCAATGGGGAACTATCCAGTTTGATAAGAAAAATATCCCTGAAAACCTGACCCTTTTCCTCTATCCTGATGACTCTGACCATGTGGGACGGATGCTGAGAATCTATCAACAATACTTTATGGTGTCTAATGCTGCCCAATTAATTATTCGTGAAGCCTTGGATCGAGGGTCCAATCTCCATGATTTAGCTGACTACGCGGTCATCCAGATTAATGATACCCACCCTACCTTCATTATTCCTGAATTAATCCGACTCTTAACTGAAGACCATGACTTTACTTTTGAAGAAGCGGTGGCAGTTGTCCGCCAGGTAGTCGCCTTTACTAACCATACTATTTTAAGTGAGGCCTTGGAAAAATGGCCACTGGCAGATATTGAAGCCGTTCAACCGGAAATTGCTAATATTATTTGCCGCTTGGACCGTCAGATTAAGGAAGAGTTTCCCGATAATCATGTGGTTGAGATTATCGATGGCTCGAACACGGTCCATATGGCCAGCATTGCCATCCACTTTGGCTTTTCGACTAATGGTGTGGCCCGCTTACATTCGCAGATCTTGGTGAATAGTGAGCTCAAGGCCTTTGCCGATATTTACCCAGAAAAATTCTCCAATAAAACTAATGGGATCACCTTTAGACGTTGGATTATGGCTGCCAATCCGCGTTTGGCTCATTTAATTGACCAAAGTATTGGCGACCAATGGCATCAAGGGATCTCCGATCTTAGCGATTTAAGCAAAGAAAAGAATAATAAGGATTTCATGAATCAATTAGCCCAAATTAAGCAGGCCAATAAAGAAGGTTTAGCGGAACATTTAAGGGTAAGTAAACGGATCGAGATTAAGCCAGATTCGATTATTGATGTTCAAATTAAACGGATCCATGAGTATAAACGTCAACAAATGTTGGCCCTTTATATTATCTACAAATATTTTGATATCAAGAACGGCAACCGTCCCCAAACCCCAATCACCATTCTTTTTGGGGGCAAGGCCGCTCCAGCCTATACCATTGCCCAAGATATTATCCACTTAATTCTCACCTTGTCAGCACTGATTAAGGAAGATCCTGAAGTGGCTCCTTATTTACAGGTTGAGTTTGTTTCCAACTATAATGTCACGGAAGCAGAATACCTCATTCCGGCGGCTGATATTTCTGAACAAATTTCCTTGGCTTCAAAAGAAGCGAGTGGGACGGGTAATATGAAATTTATGCTCAACGGTGCCTTAACCATTTGTACCTTGGATGGGGCGAATGTGGAAATTGCTGAGCGGGTAGGGGAAGACAACATCTACACCTTTGGTAAGTCTAGTGATGAGATTATTGATCTCTATGCGAATAATGGCTATAATCCGCAAGATTACTATAATCGTCCCGCCATTAAAGCCCTGGTCGACTTTATTGTGAGTGCGGAAATGATTCGCTTAGGCCACGAAAGTCAATTACGGCGTCTCTATGAAGATATCAAGAACAAGGACTACTTCATGGCGATGATTGACTTAGAAGAATACATTGCCCTCAAAGATAAGATGTACCAAGACTATGAAGACCAAGAAGCTTGGTTGGATAAGGTCCTAGTCAATATTTCAGAAGCGGGCTACTTCTCCAGTGACCGTACCATTTTGGAATATAATGAGGATATTTGGCACTTAGAAGTGGACGATCCTGAATAA
- the proS gene encoding proline--tRNA ligase, whose protein sequence is MAKETTSHLQENDFSKWYLQSIQKADLFAYGPVRGTMVFKPNGYALWEKIKTEFDKKFKASGVKNCYFPMLIPESFFKKEADHVEGFAPELPWVTRAGDEELEEPVALRPTSETLFGNAMSDWINSYRDLPMELNQWANVFRWEKRTLPFLRTSEFLWQEGHCAYASEEEARERTMHFLKVYQETVEDLLALPVYAGQKTPSEKFAGGVDTYSIEAMVKDTKSVQAGTSHYLGTNFAEAFDIKYLNTENQHVYAHTSSWGVSTRLIGTMIMAHGDEKGVVFPPKMAPIQIALIPVGNVKKNPEVLTRLEAIEKDLQAAGYSTYLDDSNNSAGYKYNEAEVKGVPLRIEFGPRDMENGQCMIKMRDLEDKEAVNLDDLLDKVASEMETMQKRLYDKADQFRHDHEHFDIDTLDQLKAHIKSCEEKGEYPGWVLAGWDGTEETEAKVKEETGFTTRNIPFEPAVEKNVDLVSGKPAKHTVWFARAY, encoded by the coding sequence ATGGCAAAAGAAACAACAAGTCATTTACAAGAAAATGATTTTTCTAAGTGGTATTTACAAAGTATTCAAAAGGCTGATTTATTTGCCTATGGTCCTGTTCGTGGAACCATGGTCTTTAAACCTAATGGCTATGCCTTATGGGAAAAAATTAAGACCGAATTTGATAAGAAATTTAAAGCATCAGGGGTAAAGAATTGCTACTTCCCCATGTTAATCCCAGAATCTTTCTTCAAGAAAGAAGCTGACCATGTTGAGGGCTTTGCCCCTGAACTACCCTGGGTAACCCGGGCTGGTGATGAAGAATTAGAGGAACCAGTTGCCCTTCGTCCAACCTCAGAAACCCTCTTTGGTAATGCCATGTCAGACTGGATTAACTCTTACCGTGACTTACCTATGGAACTTAACCAATGGGCCAATGTCTTCCGCTGGGAGAAACGGACCCTACCATTTTTAAGAACCTCTGAATTTCTCTGGCAAGAAGGCCACTGTGCCTACGCTAGCGAAGAGGAAGCCCGGGAACGGACTATGCACTTCCTTAAGGTATATCAAGAAACCGTCGAAGACTTATTAGCCTTACCCGTTTACGCTGGTCAAAAAACACCTTCGGAAAAATTTGCTGGTGGGGTGGATACCTATTCGATCGAGGCCATGGTGAAAGACACCAAATCTGTTCAAGCAGGGACCTCACATTACTTGGGGACCAATTTTGCCGAAGCCTTTGATATTAAGTATCTTAATACCGAAAACCAACACGTTTATGCCCATACCAGTTCTTGGGGCGTCTCGACCCGCTTGATCGGGACCATGATTATGGCCCATGGTGACGAAAAGGGAGTTGTCTTCCCACCAAAAATGGCGCCAATTCAAATTGCTTTGATTCCAGTTGGCAATGTGAAGAAGAACCCTGAAGTTCTTACTCGCCTAGAAGCCATTGAAAAGGACCTACAAGCAGCCGGCTATTCAACCTATTTAGATGATTCCAATAATTCAGCGGGTTACAAATACAATGAAGCTGAAGTGAAAGGGGTTCCGCTACGGATTGAATTTGGTCCACGGGATATGGAAAATGGCCAATGCATGATTAAGATGCGTGACTTAGAGGACAAAGAAGCGGTTAACTTAGATGACTTACTCGACAAGGTTGCCAGTGAAATGGAAACCATGCAAAAACGTCTCTATGACAAGGCAGATCAATTCCGTCATGACCATGAACATTTCGACATCGACACCCTAGACCAATTAAAGGCACATATCAAGTCTTGTGAAGAAAAGGGTGAATATCCAGGCTGGGTCCTTGCTGGCTGGGATGGCACGGAAGAAACAGAAGCCAAGGTCAAAGAAGAAACCGGCTTCACTACCCGGAATATCCCCTTTGAACCAGCAGTAGAAAAAAACGTCGATCTAGTTAGCGGAAAGCCCGCAAAACACACCGTTTGGTTTGCCCGCGCATATTAG
- a CDS encoding substrate-binding domain-containing protein, which yields MEKQNVTIYDVAHQAGVSMATVSRVVNGNPNVRPKTREKVMKVIKELNYHPNVIARGLASKRTRYIGVLLPDITNPYYSSLALGIDDIANMYEYNIILANADPEHDAAGVESLIMKQVDGIIFIGNSISQEARQKIFAAGRPCVFTDLVDPEATMPTINIDVEDAYYQVTKDFLAKGKKRIALVGSDQGFKVSQSRQLQGYEKALTEAGHAVNEDLLIAAKSPSYDSGYALYETFSEIEADAAIATDDTIAIGLLNALLDNGVKIPEEVEIMASDNSSIVNMSRPELSSIAPPIYDIGAVAMRALTKLMENETLDTDLKLPYQIIKGGTTS from the coding sequence ATGGAGAAACAAAACGTGACAATCTATGATGTCGCCCACCAAGCAGGGGTATCCATGGCCACAGTTTCACGTGTCGTTAACGGAAATCCTAATGTGCGCCCTAAGACTAGAGAAAAAGTCATGAAAGTGATTAAAGAATTAAATTACCATCCTAACGTCATTGCCCGCGGTTTAGCCAGCAAGCGGACCCGCTATATCGGGGTACTCTTACCAGACATTACTAACCCTTATTACAGTTCTCTGGCTTTGGGGATCGATGATATTGCTAATATGTATGAATACAATATTATTTTAGCTAACGCCGACCCTGAGCATGACGCTGCTGGGGTGGAAAGCTTAATTATGAAGCAAGTCGACGGCATTATCTTTATCGGAAATAGCATTTCTCAAGAAGCCCGGCAAAAAATTTTCGCCGCTGGTCGTCCTTGCGTCTTCACTGATTTAGTCGATCCTGAAGCAACCATGCCTACGATTAATATAGACGTGGAAGATGCCTACTACCAAGTCACTAAAGATTTCTTAGCTAAGGGTAAGAAACGAATCGCCCTCGTTGGTAGTGACCAAGGCTTCAAAGTAAGCCAAAGCCGGCAATTACAAGGTTATGAAAAGGCCCTAACAGAAGCTGGACATGCCGTTAATGAAGACTTATTAATTGCGGCGAAGTCGCCTTCTTATGACTCAGGCTATGCCCTTTACGAGACTTTCTCTGAAATAGAAGCGGATGCTGCTATTGCTACCGATGATACCATCGCCATTGGCTTACTCAATGCCTTATTAGATAATGGTGTTAAGATCCCTGAAGAGGTCGAAATCATGGCTTCAGATAATTCTTCAATTGTCAACATGTCACGTCCAGAACTCTCCTCAATTGCCCCACCAATCTATGATATTGGTGCTGTTGCCATGCGGGCCTTGACCAAGTTAATGGAAAATGAAACGCTTGACACTGACCTGAAGCTTCCTTACCAAATCATAAAGGGAGGAACCACCAGTTAA
- a CDS encoding acyl-CoA thioesterase: MENETKDLVLNCQDTLVVHEMLILPAHTNPAGNLYGGELLYLIDNVASLAAHKATRCSGVTASLDNMNFISPFKLGEIVRIECYVTGTGHRSLEVFVKVIGENYQENRKFIGATSFLTFVATPKEDEEFTMPKIQPETDEERYICAGYGSRRKIRQEQRKEDQIIQEKMKHHFH, translated from the coding sequence ATGGAAAACGAAACAAAGGATTTAGTCCTTAATTGTCAAGACACACTTGTTGTCCATGAAATGCTAATTTTACCTGCCCATACTAACCCAGCTGGGAACCTCTATGGTGGGGAGTTACTCTATTTAATCGACAATGTGGCTAGTCTCGCTGCCCATAAGGCCACCCGCTGTTCTGGGGTAACAGCCTCCTTGGACAATATGAACTTCATTAGTCCCTTTAAATTAGGAGAAATTGTCCGCATTGAGTGTTATGTCACTGGGACTGGTCATCGCAGCTTGGAAGTCTTTGTCAAAGTGATTGGTGAAAACTATCAGGAAAACCGTAAATTCATTGGAGCAACCTCTTTCTTAACCTTTGTCGCTACTCCAAAAGAAGATGAAGAGTTTACCATGCCCAAAATTCAACCGGAAACCGATGAAGAACGCTACATCTGCGCTGGTTATGGCTCCCGTCGCAAGATCCGCCAAGAGCAACGCAAAGAGGATCAAATCATCCAAGAGAAAATGAAACACCATTTCCATTAA
- a CDS encoding mannitol-1-phosphate 5-dehydrogenase, producing the protein MKAVHFGAGNIGRGFIGEVLVANGFTVDFVDVNETIVDALNERGSYQIGYAAPGEEKIDISGVKAINNGKNPEAVVQAIQEANIITTAIGPNILPYIAELIAQGLQARRQAGVSEPIDVIACENMIGGTDFLHQEVDKYLTDQDQDYIDRYVGFPNAAVDRIVPEQHHEDALFVSVEPFKEWVVDQTHSKAKNIRLDGVLYVDDLEPYIERKLFSVNTGHASVAYSGAAKGYQTIGQALEEGTILERLKAVLKETSSLLMAKWNFKEADMAAYREKIVERFQNPMIVDQVNRVGRTPIRKLGYNERFIRPIRELKERGLDYNNLLTVVGLAFNFDNPQDDQSVALQEKLQKQPLEEVIQDVTGLDDADLIHEIKTAVEAAK; encoded by the coding sequence ATGAAAGCTGTACATTTTGGTGCGGGAAATATCGGACGTGGTTTTATTGGTGAAGTATTAGTCGCCAATGGTTTTACCGTTGATTTTGTGGATGTGAATGAAACGATCGTGGATGCCTTGAATGAACGAGGATCCTACCAAATTGGTTATGCGGCACCAGGAGAAGAAAAAATTGATATTTCTGGTGTGAAAGCCATTAATAATGGAAAGAATCCTGAAGCCGTGGTTCAAGCCATTCAGGAAGCAAATATCATTACCACTGCGATTGGCCCTAATATCCTTCCCTATATTGCTGAATTAATTGCCCAAGGCTTACAAGCACGCCGCCAAGCTGGGGTGAGCGAACCTATTGATGTCATTGCTTGTGAAAACATGATTGGAGGGACCGATTTCTTACACCAAGAAGTCGATAAATACCTGACCGACCAAGATCAAGACTATATTGATCGCTATGTTGGTTTTCCCAATGCAGCTGTCGACCGGATTGTCCCTGAGCAACACCATGAGGATGCCCTCTTTGTTAGTGTCGAACCCTTCAAAGAATGGGTGGTTGACCAAACCCACTCCAAAGCTAAGAACATTCGCTTAGACGGGGTTCTTTATGTGGATGACCTGGAACCTTACATTGAACGGAAGCTATTCTCGGTCAATACTGGACATGCTTCTGTGGCTTATTCTGGAGCAGCTAAGGGCTATCAAACCATTGGCCAAGCCTTAGAAGAAGGCACCATCTTAGAACGTTTGAAAGCAGTCCTTAAAGAAACCAGCAGCTTGTTAATGGCCAAGTGGAACTTTAAGGAAGCAGATATGGCCGCTTACCGGGAAAAAATTGTTGAACGTTTCCAAAATCCAATGATTGTTGACCAAGTCAACCGGGTAGGTCGGACACCAATCCGTAAGTTGGGTTATAACGAACGCTTTATCCGTCCTATCCGTGAATTAAAGGAACGTGGCTTAGACTATAACAACCTGCTAACAGTGGTTGGCCTAGCCTTTAACTTTGATAATCCCCAAGACGACCAAAGTGTGGCCTTACAAGAAAAATTACAAAAACAACCCTTGGAAGAAGTCATCCAAGATGTCACTGGCTTGGATGATGCGGACTTAATTCATGAAATTAAAACCGCAGTTGAAGCCGCTAAATAA
- a CDS encoding PTS sugar transporter subunit IIA yields the protein MELKESMIRLNQSFINKEDAIRAAGQLLVDDGDVEEEYIDSMLAREEVVSTHMGNFIAIPHGTDEGKDKVKATGISVIQVPFGVDFAPDEPEEKMAMMVFGIAGIGNEHLDLLSKIAVVCSDMDSVVRLVNATSAQEIIAIFEEAEV from the coding sequence ATGGAATTAAAAGAATCGATGATTCGTTTGAATCAATCCTTTATTAATAAAGAAGATGCCATTCGTGCAGCTGGGCAATTGCTTGTTGATGACGGTGATGTGGAAGAAGAATATATTGATTCCATGTTAGCCCGTGAAGAAGTGGTTTCAACCCATATGGGGAATTTTATTGCCATTCCCCATGGCACCGATGAAGGTAAAGATAAGGTAAAAGCAACTGGTATTTCGGTTATCCAAGTACCATTCGGGGTAGATTTTGCCCCCGATGAGCCAGAAGAAAAAATGGCTATGATGGTTTTTGGCATTGCGGGGATTGGAAATGAACACTTGGATCTTTTATCCAAGATTGCAGTTGTATGTTCAGATATGGACAGTGTTGTACGCTTAGTCAATGCAACAAGTGCCCAAGAAATTATTGCTATTTTTGAGGAGGCAGAAGTTTAA
- a CDS encoding transcription antiterminator, translating into MYFSERERVILQCFMEQGDGVSLESLKMSLQVSQRTVYRELNNLAASLNKFGIEIGRDRKKGYFLRYPKDFTAYDLMDILGPKQRQASWPFFDREIRQQHLACQLLLENPELTRQDLAEGYGVSPATIQTDLKAVGEALLNYDLHLVRDDRKNYLVRGWEAERRQMLSSLLSQNIDEYTFFHPNRQGGQNSQAFMALLEGEDLELVQQIFNRLNPTTFAKVTDNQLKLIMLQVTVTIFRLKSGQDLEDGGQEKSKHLALSRPGKTEQQLAQQIMTWISNALALPIGINERNFLAQQLEGVNYKPLEHLLIENYDGTFLYQVSELIQVVSEKTANDFRTDSALYYNLVTHIQATFNRPEVSEFQESPHTLLDRITDQYFDLYQAVRTSFSQAFPGQKIGRDELAYIVIHFATSLERHPQGRQQISLLLVCASGMGTTKILENRLKKYIKQNLLIDVVKLSALNQVALTSYDIVLSTLFLPGLSRHYHLVSPLLLDDELKALEIEIEQIAQNKDRVGANNRTGEVRSLARNNQELSLENYYHKIKEAYQVYQSFQVIKVNNTGKAKLDLKALLDQQIGQLRGQQVGNSQQVSEAVMQRFKESAIGIPHSSIGLFHTSHVEVLEPYFVIYDLAEGYPILGMDHQMMTLRRLLLLLAPNPLTPWIQEVMGAISSSVIENDANLSLYDRGDEGHLKQLLNNILLATIKNMDSL; encoded by the coding sequence ATGTACTTTTCAGAACGAGAACGGGTCATATTACAGTGCTTTATGGAGCAAGGCGATGGCGTGAGCTTAGAAAGTTTAAAGATGTCCTTACAAGTCAGCCAGCGTACAGTTTATCGGGAATTGAATAATTTAGCAGCTTCCTTGAACAAGTTTGGGATCGAAATCGGTCGTGACCGCAAGAAGGGTTACTTCTTACGTTACCCCAAGGACTTTACGGCTTATGATTTAATGGATATTCTTGGACCAAAGCAAAGGCAAGCATCCTGGCCTTTCTTTGACCGGGAGATACGCCAGCAGCATCTAGCCTGCCAATTATTACTAGAAAACCCAGAATTGACTAGGCAAGATCTGGCAGAGGGTTATGGCGTCAGCCCAGCCACCATTCAAACTGACCTCAAGGCGGTTGGTGAGGCCCTATTGAATTATGACCTCCACCTAGTTCGTGATGATAGGAAGAATTATTTGGTTAGGGGCTGGGAAGCCGAACGCCGGCAAATGCTGAGTTCACTTTTAAGTCAAAATATTGACGAATATACCTTCTTTCATCCCAACCGCCAAGGCGGACAAAACAGTCAAGCCTTTATGGCTTTACTGGAAGGGGAAGACTTGGAATTAGTCCAGCAAATCTTTAATCGTTTGAATCCGACAACCTTTGCTAAGGTGACGGATAACCAGTTGAAGCTGATTATGCTCCAAGTCACGGTCACTATTTTTCGTTTAAAGTCGGGTCAGGATTTAGAAGATGGAGGGCAAGAAAAAAGCAAACACTTAGCCCTTTCCCGGCCCGGAAAAACTGAACAACAGTTAGCTCAGCAAATCATGACTTGGATATCGAATGCTTTAGCCTTACCGATTGGTATTAATGAACGGAATTTCTTGGCCCAGCAGTTAGAAGGGGTCAATTACAAGCCGCTTGAACACTTGTTGATTGAAAATTACGATGGAACCTTCCTCTATCAGGTTTCCGAGCTTATCCAAGTTGTCAGTGAAAAAACGGCCAACGATTTCCGCACTGATTCAGCCCTTTACTATAATTTAGTCACCCATATCCAGGCGACCTTTAACCGACCGGAAGTGAGTGAATTTCAAGAATCTCCCCATACCTTATTGGACCGGATAACTGACCAATATTTTGACCTTTACCAGGCAGTGAGGACGAGCTTTTCTCAAGCCTTCCCGGGACAGAAGATTGGCCGTGATGAATTGGCCTATATTGTTATTCACTTTGCAACTTCCCTGGAACGTCACCCCCAAGGCCGCCAGCAAATTTCCTTGCTCTTGGTTTGCGCGAGTGGGATGGGAACGACAAAAATTCTGGAAAACCGTTTGAAAAAGTACATTAAACAAAATCTATTGATTGATGTGGTGAAATTATCAGCCTTAAATCAAGTTGCGCTAACTTCCTATGATATCGTCTTATCCACCCTGTTCTTACCAGGGCTCAGCCGTCACTATCACTTGGTCTCCCCCTTGCTCTTAGACGATGAATTAAAGGCCTTAGAAATAGAAATTGAGCAAATCGCTCAAAATAAGGACCGGGTAGGAGCTAACAATCGGACTGGGGAAGTAAGAAGCTTAGCGAGAAATAATCAGGAGCTCAGTTTAGAAAATTATTATCATAAGATCAAAGAGGCTTATCAAGTCTACCAAAGCTTTCAAGTGATTAAGGTCAATAATACTGGAAAGGCTAAGCTTGATCTCAAAGCCTTACTTGACCAGCAAATAGGGCAACTTAGAGGCCAGCAAGTTGGTAATAGCCAGCAGGTCAGCGAGGCGGTCATGCAGCGATTTAAAGAATCGGCTATCGGCATCCCGCATTCAAGTATCGGACTCTTCCATACGAGTCATGTTGAGGTCCTAGAGCCATACTTTGTCATTTATGACTTGGCGGAGGGTTACCCTATTTTGGGCATGGACCACCAAATGATGACCCTTAGACGTTTGCTACTACTCTTAGCCCCCAATCCCTTAACTCCCTGGATACAGGAAGTGATGGGAGCAATATCGAGTTCCGTGATTGAAAATGATGCTAATCTCTCCCTCTATGATCGAGGCGATGAAGGACACTTGAAACAGTTATTGAATAACATATTACTGGCTACCATAAAAAATATGGACAGTCTATAA